One genomic segment of Syngnathus acus chromosome 1, fSynAcu1.2, whole genome shotgun sequence includes these proteins:
- the chtf18 gene encoding chromosome transmission fidelity protein 18 homolog isoform X3 translates to MDEYDEMFEIEDDFEEQFADELDALAQLEKESPKPAKRQRRSSNDDASHINNQKLTGQQITPNAKCHKQDTSVVKRLFNSARCDGISPPSSPEHYEQSRTAASSSDAALDISGFETIPVSPRQPVALATQSYVHRRPPLEGEYITVTDSSGTRVYLRQKDTEAEKVADCRLVPDSQGSLGLLAVPISVLKEQAADRRHQQAVEETQRLTELLASANDVLVEEEENKEVDPEDSEGRSFRLWVDRFSPRHYTELLSDDFTNRCLLKWLKLWDTVVYGKERVTRPARSDRQAPAQTAFKTDQANPNRFKTKMEMTEEILEAELDQYKRPKFKVALLSGPPGLGKTTLAHVIAKHAGYNVVEINASDDRSAEVFQKRIDSATQMKSVLGAGERPNCLIIDEIDGAPAAAINVLLATLNRKDGHSSDAGADSTKRKKKKESILLRPIICICNDLYVPALRLLRQQAFLLSFPQTQTSRLAQRLAEISLRQGMKVDTGTLMLLCEKTDNDIRSCINTLQFLFGRGHKQLNSRIIQSVSVGQKDQNKGLFYLWQEIFQLPRAKRKRIGERFEDVPGSGGGSQRFQHILDLATSSGEYEKVSQGLYDNFLSMRVRDPNLQNVCDALDWMVFSDRLNRVILHGQNFTLMKYLPFLSVAYHFLFAHPHVPRLSYPHSHQEASTLLQSSRNALSTMLSDVPARIKTRISHLNLTLDILTLLLDIICPKLRPVNPQLFSCREKEQMSELIDTMLAYNLSYRQDRTPEGQYTYILEPRVEDVVRFSGLPPRRQLTYQAKQTISREMEQEKMRRAEQLMLQRNPTVKELEKASAAPKSSRNHHQRLENIVKQTSVEPRQAVDFFGRPVAPKQTTTSDTGQKCIVLAMGKAVGNSDVWFRFNEGMSNAVRRNVYIRELL, encoded by the exons ATGGATGAATATGACGAAATGTTTGAGATTGAGGACGACTTTGAGGAGCAGTTCGCCGACGAACTGGATGCGTTGGCTCAGTTGGAAA agGAATCCCCCAAGCCTGCAAAGCGTCAGAGACGAAGTTCAAATGATGACGCCTCTCACATCAATAACCAGAAGTTGACTGGTCAGCAAATCA CTCCAAATGCCAAGTGTCACAAGCAGGACACCAGTGTGGTGAAGCGGCTTTTTAACTCCGCGCGGTGCGATGGCATCTCACCGCCGTCCTCTCCAGAACACTATGAACAATCTCGCACAGCCGC GTCTTCCTCGGATGCTGCTCTGGATATCAGTGGATTTGAAACAATCCCAGTGTCTCCCAGGCAACCCGTTGCCTTGGCAACGCAGTCATATGTGCACAGAAGACCACCACTCGAAGGCGAGTACATCACCGTCACCGACTCGTCGGGGACACGCGTCTATCTCCGCCAGAAGGACACCGAAGCAGAGAAA GTGGCAGACTGCAGACTGGTACCAGACTCTCAGGGTTCTTTGGGGCTGCTCGCTGTGCCAATTAGTGTGCTGAAAGAACAAGCGGCAGACCGA CGCCACCAGCAGGCTGTGGAGGAGACACAGCGCCTCACAGAGCTACTAGCcag TGCGAACGATGTTTTGgttgaggaggaagagaataAAGAGGTTGATCCGGAAGACTCTGAAGGTCGAAGCTTCCGACTCTGGGTTGATCGATTTTCTCCCCGGCACTACACCGAGCTGCTTAGTGATGAT tttacCAACCGTTGTCTGCTGAAGTGGCTGAAGCTGTGGGACACCGTGGTTTACGGAAAAGAGAGAGTGACTCGCCCGGCGAGGTCCGACAGACAAGCCCCCGCGCAAACCGCTTTCAAAACCGATCAAGCCAATCCGAATCGATTTAAGACCAAGATGGAGATGACCGAGGAGATTCTGGAAGCTGAATTGGACCAGTACAAACGGCCCAAATTTAAG GTGGCATTGTTGTCCGGTCCGCCTGGTTTGGGGAAGACCACCTTGGCTCATGTTATTGCAAAGCACGCCGGCTACAATGTTGTGGAAATCAACGCCAG TGACGATCGCAGCGCAGAGGTGTTCCAGAAACGCATCGACTCGGCCACGCAGATGAAATCCGTTTTAGGAGCGGGCGAGAGGCCAAACTGCCTCATCATCGACGAAATTGACGGCGCCCCGGCA GCTGCCATCAACGTTCTGCTAGCAACCCTGAATAGGAAAGACGGACACAGCAGTGATGCCGGCGCCGATTctacaaagaggaaaaaaaagaaagagtccATTCTGCTGCGGCCTATTATCTGCATCTGTAAcgacct TTACGTTCCAGCTCTCAGATTGCTGAGGCAGCAGGCCTTTCTCCTGTCGTTCCCCCAGACTCAAACCTCCCGTCTAGCTCAGAGACTGGCGGAG ATCTCACTCCGACAAGGGATGAAGGTGGACACGGGCACGCTGATGTTACTGTGTGAGAAAACAGACAACGACATCAGGTCTTGCATTAACACACTTCAG ttccTGTTCGGCCGTGGCCACAAGCAGCTCAACAGCAGGATCATCCAGAGTGTGTCTGTGGGCCAGAAGGACCAAAATAAAGGATTGTTCTATCTGTGGCAGGAGATCTTCCAGTTGCCACGCGCTAAACG AAAACGTATCGGCGAGCGCTTCGAGGATGTCCCCGGTTCAGGAGGCGGCAGTCAGAGGTTCCAGCACATTCTTGACTTGGCCACATCTAGTGGAGAGTATGAAAAAGTTTCTCAG GGTTTGTACGACAACTTCCTATCCATGAGAGTCCGCGATCCCAACCTGCAGAACGTGTGCGACGCTCTGGACTGGATGGTCTTTTCCGACCGGCTCAATCGAGTCATCCTGCACGGGCAGAACTTCACTCTCATGAAGTACCTTCCCTTCCTGTCCGTCGCttatcacttcctgtttgcgcACCCTCACGTGCCGCGCCTCAGCTACCCACATAGCCACCAGGAG GCAAGCACTCTTCTCCAGAGTAGCAGGAACGCTCTGTCCACCATGTTGTCCGACGTTCCGGCTCGCATCAAGACCAGGATCAGCCACCTTAACCTCACCCTGGACATTCTCACGCTGCTACTTGATATCATCTGTCCCAAGCTTCGCCCC GTGAACCCGCAGCTGTTCAGTTGCAGAGAAAAGGAGCAGATGAGCGAGCTGATCGACACCATGTTGGCGTACAACCTCTCGTACCGGCAGGACCGCACGCCCGAGGGGCAGTACACGTACATCCTGGAGCC GCGTGTGGAAGACGTGGTGAGGTTCTCGGGCCTGCCTCCACGTCGCCAGTTGACCTATCAGGCCAAGCAAACCATCAGCAGGGAGATGGAGCAGGAGAAGATGAGGAGGGCTGAGCAGCTGATGTTACAGCGGAACCCCACAGTG AAAGAGTTAGAGAAAGCAAGCGCTGCTCCCAAATCAAGCAGGAACCATCATCAGAGGCTGGAAAACATTGTCAAGCAGACCTCAGTGGAGCCCAGG CAAGCGGTGGACTTTTTCGGTCGCCCTGTTGCACCCAAACAGACGACCACTTCAGACACAG GCCAGAAGTGTATCGTGCTCGCCATGGGGAAGGCGGTGGGCAACAGCGACGTGTGGTTCCGCTTCAACGAGGGAATGTCCAACGCCGTGCGTCGGAACGTATACATCCGGGAACTTCTGTAG
- the chtf18 gene encoding chromosome transmission fidelity protein 18 homolog isoform X2, giving the protein MDEYDEMFEIEDDFEEQFADELDALAQLEKESPKPAKRQRRSSNDDASHINNQKLTGQQITPNAKCHKQDTSVVKRLFNSARCDGISPPSSPEHYEQSRTAASSSDAALDISGFETIPVSPRQPVALATQSYVHRRPPLEGEYITVTDSSGTRVYLRQKDTEAEKVADCRLVPDSQGSLGLLAVPISVLKEQAADRRHQQAVEETQRLTELLASSANDVLVEEEENKEVDPEDSEGRSFRLWVDRFSPRHYTELLSDDFTNRCLLKWLKLWDTVVYGKERVTRPARSDRQAPAQTAFKTDQANPNRFKTKMEMTEEILEAELDQYKRPKFKVALLSGPPGLGKTTLAHVIAKHAGYNVVEINASDDRSAEVFQKRIDSATQMKSVLGAGERPNCLIIDEIDGAPAAAINVLLATLNRKDGHSSDAGADSTKRKKKKESILLRPIICICNDLYVPALRLLRQQAFLLSFPQTQTSRLAQRLAEISLRQGMKVDTGTLMLLCEKTDNDIRSCINTLQFLFGRGHKQLNSRIIQSVSVGQKDQNKGLFYLWQEIFQLPRAKRKRIGERFEDVPGSGGGSQRFQHILDLATSSGEYEKVSQGLYDNFLSMRVRDPNLQNVCDALDWMVFSDRLNRVILHGQNFTLMKYLPFLSVAYHFLFAHPHVPRLSYPHSHQEASTLLQSSRNALSTMLSDVPARIKTRISHLNLTLDILTLLLDIICPKLRPVNPQLFSCREKEQMSELIDTMLAYNLSYRQDRTPEGQYTYILEPRVEDVVRFSGLPPRRQLTYQAKQTISREMEQEKMRRAEQLMLQRNPTKELEKASAAPKSSRNHHQRLENIVKQTSVEPRQAVDFFGRPVAPKQTTTSDTGQKCIVLAMGKAVGNSDVWFRFNEGMSNAVRRNVYIRELL; this is encoded by the exons ATGGATGAATATGACGAAATGTTTGAGATTGAGGACGACTTTGAGGAGCAGTTCGCCGACGAACTGGATGCGTTGGCTCAGTTGGAAA agGAATCCCCCAAGCCTGCAAAGCGTCAGAGACGAAGTTCAAATGATGACGCCTCTCACATCAATAACCAGAAGTTGACTGGTCAGCAAATCA CTCCAAATGCCAAGTGTCACAAGCAGGACACCAGTGTGGTGAAGCGGCTTTTTAACTCCGCGCGGTGCGATGGCATCTCACCGCCGTCCTCTCCAGAACACTATGAACAATCTCGCACAGCCGC GTCTTCCTCGGATGCTGCTCTGGATATCAGTGGATTTGAAACAATCCCAGTGTCTCCCAGGCAACCCGTTGCCTTGGCAACGCAGTCATATGTGCACAGAAGACCACCACTCGAAGGCGAGTACATCACCGTCACCGACTCGTCGGGGACACGCGTCTATCTCCGCCAGAAGGACACCGAAGCAGAGAAA GTGGCAGACTGCAGACTGGTACCAGACTCTCAGGGTTCTTTGGGGCTGCTCGCTGTGCCAATTAGTGTGCTGAAAGAACAAGCGGCAGACCGA CGCCACCAGCAGGCTGTGGAGGAGACACAGCGCCTCACAGAGCTACTAGCcag CAGTGCGAACGATGTTTTGgttgaggaggaagagaataAAGAGGTTGATCCGGAAGACTCTGAAGGTCGAAGCTTCCGACTCTGGGTTGATCGATTTTCTCCCCGGCACTACACCGAGCTGCTTAGTGATGAT tttacCAACCGTTGTCTGCTGAAGTGGCTGAAGCTGTGGGACACCGTGGTTTACGGAAAAGAGAGAGTGACTCGCCCGGCGAGGTCCGACAGACAAGCCCCCGCGCAAACCGCTTTCAAAACCGATCAAGCCAATCCGAATCGATTTAAGACCAAGATGGAGATGACCGAGGAGATTCTGGAAGCTGAATTGGACCAGTACAAACGGCCCAAATTTAAG GTGGCATTGTTGTCCGGTCCGCCTGGTTTGGGGAAGACCACCTTGGCTCATGTTATTGCAAAGCACGCCGGCTACAATGTTGTGGAAATCAACGCCAG TGACGATCGCAGCGCAGAGGTGTTCCAGAAACGCATCGACTCGGCCACGCAGATGAAATCCGTTTTAGGAGCGGGCGAGAGGCCAAACTGCCTCATCATCGACGAAATTGACGGCGCCCCGGCA GCTGCCATCAACGTTCTGCTAGCAACCCTGAATAGGAAAGACGGACACAGCAGTGATGCCGGCGCCGATTctacaaagaggaaaaaaaagaaagagtccATTCTGCTGCGGCCTATTATCTGCATCTGTAAcgacct TTACGTTCCAGCTCTCAGATTGCTGAGGCAGCAGGCCTTTCTCCTGTCGTTCCCCCAGACTCAAACCTCCCGTCTAGCTCAGAGACTGGCGGAG ATCTCACTCCGACAAGGGATGAAGGTGGACACGGGCACGCTGATGTTACTGTGTGAGAAAACAGACAACGACATCAGGTCTTGCATTAACACACTTCAG ttccTGTTCGGCCGTGGCCACAAGCAGCTCAACAGCAGGATCATCCAGAGTGTGTCTGTGGGCCAGAAGGACCAAAATAAAGGATTGTTCTATCTGTGGCAGGAGATCTTCCAGTTGCCACGCGCTAAACG AAAACGTATCGGCGAGCGCTTCGAGGATGTCCCCGGTTCAGGAGGCGGCAGTCAGAGGTTCCAGCACATTCTTGACTTGGCCACATCTAGTGGAGAGTATGAAAAAGTTTCTCAG GGTTTGTACGACAACTTCCTATCCATGAGAGTCCGCGATCCCAACCTGCAGAACGTGTGCGACGCTCTGGACTGGATGGTCTTTTCCGACCGGCTCAATCGAGTCATCCTGCACGGGCAGAACTTCACTCTCATGAAGTACCTTCCCTTCCTGTCCGTCGCttatcacttcctgtttgcgcACCCTCACGTGCCGCGCCTCAGCTACCCACATAGCCACCAGGAG GCAAGCACTCTTCTCCAGAGTAGCAGGAACGCTCTGTCCACCATGTTGTCCGACGTTCCGGCTCGCATCAAGACCAGGATCAGCCACCTTAACCTCACCCTGGACATTCTCACGCTGCTACTTGATATCATCTGTCCCAAGCTTCGCCCC GTGAACCCGCAGCTGTTCAGTTGCAGAGAAAAGGAGCAGATGAGCGAGCTGATCGACACCATGTTGGCGTACAACCTCTCGTACCGGCAGGACCGCACGCCCGAGGGGCAGTACACGTACATCCTGGAGCC GCGTGTGGAAGACGTGGTGAGGTTCTCGGGCCTGCCTCCACGTCGCCAGTTGACCTATCAGGCCAAGCAAACCATCAGCAGGGAGATGGAGCAGGAGAAGATGAGGAGGGCTGAGCAGCTGATGTTACAGCGGAACCCCACA AAAGAGTTAGAGAAAGCAAGCGCTGCTCCCAAATCAAGCAGGAACCATCATCAGAGGCTGGAAAACATTGTCAAGCAGACCTCAGTGGAGCCCAGG CAAGCGGTGGACTTTTTCGGTCGCCCTGTTGCACCCAAACAGACGACCACTTCAGACACAG GCCAGAAGTGTATCGTGCTCGCCATGGGGAAGGCGGTGGGCAACAGCGACGTGTGGTTCCGCTTCAACGAGGGAATGTCCAACGCCGTGCGTCGGAACGTATACATCCGGGAACTTCTGTAG
- the chtf18 gene encoding chromosome transmission fidelity protein 18 homolog isoform X1 gives MDEYDEMFEIEDDFEEQFADELDALAQLEKESPKPAKRQRRSSNDDASHINNQKLTGQQITPNAKCHKQDTSVVKRLFNSARCDGISPPSSPEHYEQSRTAASSSDAALDISGFETIPVSPRQPVALATQSYVHRRPPLEGEYITVTDSSGTRVYLRQKDTEAEKVADCRLVPDSQGSLGLLAVPISVLKEQAADRRHQQAVEETQRLTELLASSANDVLVEEEENKEVDPEDSEGRSFRLWVDRFSPRHYTELLSDDFTNRCLLKWLKLWDTVVYGKERVTRPARSDRQAPAQTAFKTDQANPNRFKTKMEMTEEILEAELDQYKRPKFKVALLSGPPGLGKTTLAHVIAKHAGYNVVEINASDDRSAEVFQKRIDSATQMKSVLGAGERPNCLIIDEIDGAPAAAINVLLATLNRKDGHSSDAGADSTKRKKKKESILLRPIICICNDLYVPALRLLRQQAFLLSFPQTQTSRLAQRLAEISLRQGMKVDTGTLMLLCEKTDNDIRSCINTLQFLFGRGHKQLNSRIIQSVSVGQKDQNKGLFYLWQEIFQLPRAKRKRIGERFEDVPGSGGGSQRFQHILDLATSSGEYEKVSQGLYDNFLSMRVRDPNLQNVCDALDWMVFSDRLNRVILHGQNFTLMKYLPFLSVAYHFLFAHPHVPRLSYPHSHQEASTLLQSSRNALSTMLSDVPARIKTRISHLNLTLDILTLLLDIICPKLRPVNPQLFSCREKEQMSELIDTMLAYNLSYRQDRTPEGQYTYILEPRVEDVVRFSGLPPRRQLTYQAKQTISREMEQEKMRRAEQLMLQRNPTVKELEKASAAPKSSRNHHQRLENIVKQTSVEPRQAVDFFGRPVAPKQTTTSDTGQKCIVLAMGKAVGNSDVWFRFNEGMSNAVRRNVYIRELL, from the exons ATGGATGAATATGACGAAATGTTTGAGATTGAGGACGACTTTGAGGAGCAGTTCGCCGACGAACTGGATGCGTTGGCTCAGTTGGAAA agGAATCCCCCAAGCCTGCAAAGCGTCAGAGACGAAGTTCAAATGATGACGCCTCTCACATCAATAACCAGAAGTTGACTGGTCAGCAAATCA CTCCAAATGCCAAGTGTCACAAGCAGGACACCAGTGTGGTGAAGCGGCTTTTTAACTCCGCGCGGTGCGATGGCATCTCACCGCCGTCCTCTCCAGAACACTATGAACAATCTCGCACAGCCGC GTCTTCCTCGGATGCTGCTCTGGATATCAGTGGATTTGAAACAATCCCAGTGTCTCCCAGGCAACCCGTTGCCTTGGCAACGCAGTCATATGTGCACAGAAGACCACCACTCGAAGGCGAGTACATCACCGTCACCGACTCGTCGGGGACACGCGTCTATCTCCGCCAGAAGGACACCGAAGCAGAGAAA GTGGCAGACTGCAGACTGGTACCAGACTCTCAGGGTTCTTTGGGGCTGCTCGCTGTGCCAATTAGTGTGCTGAAAGAACAAGCGGCAGACCGA CGCCACCAGCAGGCTGTGGAGGAGACACAGCGCCTCACAGAGCTACTAGCcag CAGTGCGAACGATGTTTTGgttgaggaggaagagaataAAGAGGTTGATCCGGAAGACTCTGAAGGTCGAAGCTTCCGACTCTGGGTTGATCGATTTTCTCCCCGGCACTACACCGAGCTGCTTAGTGATGAT tttacCAACCGTTGTCTGCTGAAGTGGCTGAAGCTGTGGGACACCGTGGTTTACGGAAAAGAGAGAGTGACTCGCCCGGCGAGGTCCGACAGACAAGCCCCCGCGCAAACCGCTTTCAAAACCGATCAAGCCAATCCGAATCGATTTAAGACCAAGATGGAGATGACCGAGGAGATTCTGGAAGCTGAATTGGACCAGTACAAACGGCCCAAATTTAAG GTGGCATTGTTGTCCGGTCCGCCTGGTTTGGGGAAGACCACCTTGGCTCATGTTATTGCAAAGCACGCCGGCTACAATGTTGTGGAAATCAACGCCAG TGACGATCGCAGCGCAGAGGTGTTCCAGAAACGCATCGACTCGGCCACGCAGATGAAATCCGTTTTAGGAGCGGGCGAGAGGCCAAACTGCCTCATCATCGACGAAATTGACGGCGCCCCGGCA GCTGCCATCAACGTTCTGCTAGCAACCCTGAATAGGAAAGACGGACACAGCAGTGATGCCGGCGCCGATTctacaaagaggaaaaaaaagaaagagtccATTCTGCTGCGGCCTATTATCTGCATCTGTAAcgacct TTACGTTCCAGCTCTCAGATTGCTGAGGCAGCAGGCCTTTCTCCTGTCGTTCCCCCAGACTCAAACCTCCCGTCTAGCTCAGAGACTGGCGGAG ATCTCACTCCGACAAGGGATGAAGGTGGACACGGGCACGCTGATGTTACTGTGTGAGAAAACAGACAACGACATCAGGTCTTGCATTAACACACTTCAG ttccTGTTCGGCCGTGGCCACAAGCAGCTCAACAGCAGGATCATCCAGAGTGTGTCTGTGGGCCAGAAGGACCAAAATAAAGGATTGTTCTATCTGTGGCAGGAGATCTTCCAGTTGCCACGCGCTAAACG AAAACGTATCGGCGAGCGCTTCGAGGATGTCCCCGGTTCAGGAGGCGGCAGTCAGAGGTTCCAGCACATTCTTGACTTGGCCACATCTAGTGGAGAGTATGAAAAAGTTTCTCAG GGTTTGTACGACAACTTCCTATCCATGAGAGTCCGCGATCCCAACCTGCAGAACGTGTGCGACGCTCTGGACTGGATGGTCTTTTCCGACCGGCTCAATCGAGTCATCCTGCACGGGCAGAACTTCACTCTCATGAAGTACCTTCCCTTCCTGTCCGTCGCttatcacttcctgtttgcgcACCCTCACGTGCCGCGCCTCAGCTACCCACATAGCCACCAGGAG GCAAGCACTCTTCTCCAGAGTAGCAGGAACGCTCTGTCCACCATGTTGTCCGACGTTCCGGCTCGCATCAAGACCAGGATCAGCCACCTTAACCTCACCCTGGACATTCTCACGCTGCTACTTGATATCATCTGTCCCAAGCTTCGCCCC GTGAACCCGCAGCTGTTCAGTTGCAGAGAAAAGGAGCAGATGAGCGAGCTGATCGACACCATGTTGGCGTACAACCTCTCGTACCGGCAGGACCGCACGCCCGAGGGGCAGTACACGTACATCCTGGAGCC GCGTGTGGAAGACGTGGTGAGGTTCTCGGGCCTGCCTCCACGTCGCCAGTTGACCTATCAGGCCAAGCAAACCATCAGCAGGGAGATGGAGCAGGAGAAGATGAGGAGGGCTGAGCAGCTGATGTTACAGCGGAACCCCACAGTG AAAGAGTTAGAGAAAGCAAGCGCTGCTCCCAAATCAAGCAGGAACCATCATCAGAGGCTGGAAAACATTGTCAAGCAGACCTCAGTGGAGCCCAGG CAAGCGGTGGACTTTTTCGGTCGCCCTGTTGCACCCAAACAGACGACCACTTCAGACACAG GCCAGAAGTGTATCGTGCTCGCCATGGGGAAGGCGGTGGGCAACAGCGACGTGTGGTTCCGCTTCAACGAGGGAATGTCCAACGCCGTGCGTCGGAACGTATACATCCGGGAACTTCTGTAG